The Chiloscyllium plagiosum isolate BGI_BamShark_2017 chromosome 16, ASM401019v2, whole genome shotgun sequence DNA window NNNNNNNNNNNNNNNNNNNNNNNNNNNNNNNNNNNNNNNNNNNNNNNNNNNNNNNNNNNNNNNNNNNNNNNNNNNNNNNNNNNNNNNNNNNNNNNNNNNNNNNNNNNNNNNNNNNNNNNNNNNNNNNNNNNNNNNNNNNNNNNNNNNNNNNNNNNNNNNNNNNNNNNNNNNNNNNNNNNNNNNNNNNNNNNNNNNNNNNNNNNNNNNNNNNNNNNNNNNNNNNNNNNNNNNNNNNNNNNNNNNNNNNNNNNNNNNNNNNNNNNNNNNNNNNNNNNNNNNNNNNNNNNNNNNNNNNNNNNNNNNNNNNNNNNNNNNNNNNNNNNNNNNNNNNNNNNNNNNNNNNNNNNNNNNNNNNNNNNNNNNNNNNNNNNNNNNNNNNNNNNNNNNNNNNNNNNNNNNNNNNNNNNNNNNNNNNNNNNNNNNNNNNNNNNNNNNNNNNNNNNNNNNNNNNNNNNNNNNNNNNNNNNNNNNNNNNNNNNNNNNNNNNNNNNNNNNNNNNNNNNNNNNNNNNNNNNNNNNNNNNNNNNNNNNNNNNNNNNNNNNNNNNNNNNNNNNNNNNNNNNNNNNNNNNNNNNNNNNNNNNNNNNNNNNNNNNNNNNNNNNNNNNNNNNNNNNNNNNNNNNNNNNNNNNNNNNNNNNNNNNNNNNNNNNNNNNNNNNNNNNNNNNNNNNNNNNNNNNNNNNNNNNNNNNNNNNNNNNNNNNNNNNNNNNNNNNNNNNNNNNNNNNNNNNNNNNNNNNNNNNNNNNNNNNNNNNNNNNNNNNNNNNNNNNNNNNNNNNNNNNNNNNNNNNNNNNNNNNNNNNNNNNNNNNNNNNNNNNNNNNNNNNNNNNNNNNNNNNNNNNNNNNNNNNNNNNNNNNNNNNNNNNNNNNNNNNNNNNNNNNNNNNNNNNNNNNNNNNNNNNNNNNNNNNNNNNNNNNNNNNNNNNNNNNNNNNNNNNNNNNNNNNNNNNNNNNNNNNNNNNNNNNNNNNNNNNNNNNNNNNNNNNNNNNNNNNNNNNNNNNNNNNNNNNNNNNNNNNNNNNNNNNNNNNNNNNNNNNNNNNNNNNNNNNNNNNNNNNNNNNNNNNNNNNNNNNNNNNNNNNNNNNNNNNNNNNNNNNNNNNNNNNNNNNNNNNNNNNNNNNNNNNNNNNNNNNNNNNNNNNNNNNNNNNNNNNNNNNNNNNNNNNNNNNNNNNNNNNNNNNNNNNNNNNNNNNNNNNNNNNNNNNNNNNNNNNNNNNNNNNNNNNNNNNNNNNNNNNNNNNNNNNNNNNNNNNNNNNNNNNNNNNNNNNNNNNNNNNNNNNNNNNNNNNNNNNNNNNNNNNNNNNNNNNNNNNNNNNNNNNNNNNNNNNNNNNNNNNNNNNNNNNNNNNNNNNNNNNNNNNNNNNNNNNNNNNNNNNNNNNNNNNNNNNNNNNNNNNNNNNNNNNNNNNNNNNNNNNNNNNNNNNNNNNNNNNNNNNNNNNNNNNNNNNNNNNNNNNNNNNNNNNNNNNNNNNNNNNNNNNNNNNNNNNNNNNNNNNNNNNNNNNNNNNNNNNNNNNNNNNNNNNNNNNNNNNNNNNNNNNNNNNNNNNNNNNNNNNNNNNNNNNNNNNNNNNNNNNNNNNNNNNNNNNNNNNNNNNNNNNNNNNNNNNNNNNNNNNNNNNNNNNNNNNNNNNNNNNNNNNNNNNNNNNNNNNNNNNNNNNNNNNNNNNNNNNNNNNNNNNNNNNNNNNNNNNNNNNNNNNNNNNNNNNNNNNNNNNNNNNNNNNNNNNNNNNNNNNNNNNNNNNNNNNNNNNNNNNNNNNNNNNNNNNNNNNNNNNNNNNNNNNNNNNNNNNNNNNNNNNNNNNNNNNNNNNNNNNNNNNNNNNNNNNNNNNNNNNNNNNNNNNNNNNNNNNNNNNNNNNNNNNNNNNNNNNNNNNNNNNNNNNNNNNNNNNNNNNNNNNNNNNNNNNNNNNNNNNNNNNNNNNNNNNNNNNNNNNNNNNNNNNNNNNNNNNNNNNNNNNNNNNNNNNNNNNNNNNNNNNNNNNNNNNNNNNNNNNNNNNNNNNNNNNNNNNNNNNNNNNNNNNNNNNNNNNNNNNNNNNNNNNNNNNNNNNNNNNNNNNNNNNNNNNNNNNNNNNNNNNNNNNNNNNNNNNNNNNNNNNNNNNNNNNNNNNNNNNNNNNNNNNNNNNNNNNNNNNNNNNNNNNNNNNNNNNNNNNNNNNNNNNNNNNNNNNNNNNNNNNNNNNNNNNNNNNNNNNNNNNNNNNNNNNNNNNNNNNNNNNNNNNNNNNNNNNNNNNNNNNNNNNNNNNNNNNNNNNNNNNNNNNNNNNNNNNNNNNNNNNNNNNNNNNNNNNNNNNNNNNNNNNNNNNNNNNNNNNNNNNNNNNNNNNNNNNNNNNNNNNNNNNNNNNNNNNNNNNNNNNNNNNNNNNNNNNNNNNNNNNNNNNNNNNNNNNNNNNNNNNNNNNNNNNNNNNNNNNNNNNNNNNNNNNNNNNNNNNNNNNNNNNNNNNNNNNNNNNNNNNNNNNNNNNNNNNNNNNNNNNNNNNNNNNNNNNNNNNNNNNNNNNNNNNNNNNNNNagagagagagtgagagatacagggagagagagagatacagagagagagatacacagatagagagagagagatatatacagagagaaagagagagtgagatagagagagagagagagagagagacagacagacagacagagacagagagagatagagacaaagGCAGGCAGACAATGAGAATGACAGAGGTCTCTCCTTACAGGCAGGGTAAATTTGAGAGGATTATTTATCAGGTCCATGATGAACGGATGCCTCAGTAAAATCTGAAATGGAACAGCTTCAAAGTTCTTTGATCCCAAGTCTTTGTACACCTGAGTTAATTGCTGCAAGAGAAAAGAAAGGGTCAGAGTGAGTGCTTTGTTTGGGAATGACAGAGAACATCACAATCAGCAAATGCAAGGGAACCTCGTCATCCGCTGGGGTCTGGTGAGCTGACCATGGCTGGGTATGCCTGTGTGTCTGCTCAGGCAGGACAGGCCATGGCACAGGACATCACCCAGTGAACTGACAAACACTGGCACTCCCAAAAAAAACTAGCAGCAGCAgccggccattcggccctttaaaCCAGCCACATCCTTCAGTATGGCCACGGCTGATCCTCTATTTCAATGTCATAATCCTGATTTCTCCGTTAATCTTTTACATTTTATAGGCATCACCAATCTCTGTCTGACCCACTGACCAACAGCAGGACTCTCAGTCACAGGATTCCTGTGGTACAgatagaggcccttcggcccacaaagtgttaaatgagcatcattacccagtgccaGGCTCCTGCTATTCCCTGTTTGCACATCACTTCCATTCAAATAACCCTCCAATAGGTGTGTGACTGGCTCAGTCAGACCTGTCTCTAACATTTCCAGACAGTACACTCCAACTCTAACTAACTGCTGaagaaaaagtgttttttttttcacagcacGTTTGCTCCCTCGGCAAATCActttcatagaacacagaacatcgaACAatccagcgcagaacaggcccttcggcccacgatgttgcgccgacctgtgaactattctcagctcgtccccctacactatcccaaaatcatccatgtgcttatctaaggattgtttaaatctccctaatgtggctgagttaactacattagcaggcagggcattccacacccttaccactctctgagtaaagaacctgcctctgacatctgtcttaaatctatcacccctcaatttgtagctataccccctcatacaagctgacatcatcatcctaggaaaaagactctcactgtctaccctatctaatcctctatcatcttgtatgtctctatcaaacccCCTTTtagccttagattagattacattagattagattacattacggtgtggaaacaggcccttcggcccaacaagtccacaccgacccgccgaagcgaaacccacccatacccctacatttaccccttacctaacactgcgggcaatttaacatggccaattcacctgacctgcacatctttgggctgcgggaggaaaccggagcacctggaggaaacccaggcagacacggggagaacgtgcaaactccacacagtcagtcgcctgaggcgggaattgaacccgggtctcaggcgctgtgaggcagcagtgctaaacactgtgccaccgtgccgcccttcttctctccaatgagaacagacccaagtctctcagcctttcctcatatgtgTTTgtcattctttttccttttaccaGGAACGGACCTCCTTTGTAAGAATGGAACCATTCCTGTAAACCACCCCCATACTCTCTCCGAACCACTCACTATATAACGTGGCCCCCACAACTGTCCCCAATCCTCCAGCTGGGGTCAAACAGAGTCTTGTACAAGTTCCCCATCACCTCCTCGCTCTTGTACTCtctgcccctattaataaagctgaggacactgtGTGATTTATTCCCTGCTCTCTCCATGTATCCtgacaccttcaatgatctgtgcacatacacacccagctgcccctgcccctgcccctgcccctgcccctgctcTTGCTCCTGCCCCCCCAATCTCAGGGTTCAGTGATCAATCACAGGACTTAGTGATCAATCATAGGGTTCAGTGACCAATCACAGTACTCAGTGACCAATCTCAGGGTTCAGTGACCAATCACTGGACTCAGTGACCAATCACAGGGTTCAGTGACCAATCACAGAACTCAGTGACCAATCTCAGGGTTCAGTGATCAATCACAGGACTCAGTGACCAATCTCACGTTCAGTGACCAATCTCAGGACTCAGTGACCAATCACAGGGTTTAGTGACCAATCACAGGGTTCACTGACCAATCACAGGACTCAGTGACCAATCACAGCGTTCACTGACCAATCACAAGACTCAGTGACCAATCACAGCGTTCAGTGACCAATCACTGGACTCAGTGACCAATCACAGGGTTCAGTGACCAATCACTGGACTCAGTGATCAATCACAGGGTTCAGTGAGTATGACCTGTAGTGAGTGACCGGTAACTCCTTGCTACAGGAGTGAAGCCTGTATCTCTGTCGTGTTACCTACCTTGCAGTAAAGCTGTTCTGTTTCATACTTGTTGCTATGGCGATGCGTGTCCTCAGTCTTGGCAACCCCATGGGTCAGGATCTGAAACAGTGCGTATATTGGCACCATCTCAGCTTCATCAGGAGGGGCATCGAGAACACTTGGACTCTCCCTTACAGACGGCCGATCAATATATGGTTCAGACTGGATCAGAAGATTATAAATGGATTGTCGTTAAATTggtctctactcttttaaaccgaaagtaaagctctctctagactgtccccccatcaaacactcccaggacagggacagcacggggttagatacagagtaaagctccctctgcacggtccccccatcaaacactcccaggacagggacagcacggggttagatacagagtaaagctccctctacactgtcccccatcaaccacccccagggacagagacagcacggggttagatacagagtaaagctgcctctacactgtccctcatcacaCACTCCCAGCAGAGGACAGTgctcacccagagtgtggtggagtcTGGCTCTGGATTCCAGGTCAGGGTTGTTCCTGCAGCCAGACTGAGTGACCGGTGGAATCCCTGGGCTGGGTCACGGTGAGCTGCAAAGTACAGCAGCATGTTGTTGTATTCCAGTTCGGGCGGAGAGCGGCTCTCGTCAGCAAACAGAGTGAAGAAAGCCTAGAGCCAAACAGGCAGTGTGTGAGAGATCCGCACACCGAGAGGGGAACGCCAGCACATGGAGCAGATAGAGGGTAGAGGCACAGGtaagggagaggggaggggggcGAGGGTAGAGGCACAGgtaagggagaggggagagggtGAGGCACAGgtaagggagaggggagaggggCGAGAGTGAGGCACAGGGAAAGGATGTCCAGTTAAAAGGCAGCTCGGAGACAGTACTGAGTATAGGCAAAGGGCTGGGGTATATAGTACTGTGTGTGGTGTCGGGGGTGTGGGTGGGTCGGGGTTATGGGAAACAGTAATGGTGTACGGTACCACATCATGTTCTACAGGAGTTTGACACAGACAAATCATAATCTGCtgttacaaacaaaaacagaaattgctggagaaattgtgCAGCTTTGGCCGAATTTTTAGTTTGCAATGGCAGGccaccggactcaaaacattgactctccctctctctcgctctctctccccccccgccccacagatgctgccagagctgctgagtttctccagcgttttctgtccttgttgtttCAGACCTGTGGCACCTGCAGGCTTTGCTTCCCTCTGCTGTTGTTGCACTTAAGTTCACCTCTTGATGAAGCTGAGGTTGTTATTATCCTGACCCTTCCAACCACTTCAACCAGTTGTGCACGTACACCCCCAGGTCTCTTTGCTCTTGAATTCTCTTCAGTCTTATATTCTTTATTTCCCATTCCCTCTACACATTCTTCATGCCAAATTAATGCTCTCCCCACCTTTCACTGTCACTTGTCTGCCAACAGCTTTTCCTCATAGTTGTCCTTTTGGAATTCCACACTactctcctcacagttcacaatgctCCTTTCAATATCTTGTTGATCTCCCAGCCGCTCCATTTTGTTTTAGAGATTAATCCATGCGATGGGGGCgatgctggccaggccagtatttactgcccgtccctagttgccccttgagaaggtgggggtgagttgccttcttgacccgctgcagtccaggTGAAGTGGATTGatacacaatgccctgagggagggaattccaggattctgacccagtgacactgaaggaacagcgatatatttttgactcaggatggtgaggggcttggaggggaacttgcagggggtggtgttcccatgtatctgctgcccttgtccttctagatggaagtggtggtgggtttggaaggtgctgtctgaggacctttggtgagtttctgcagtacatcttgtagctggtacacactgctgctactgagggtcggtgggggagggaggggatgtttgaggatgtggtgcccatcaagcggctgctttgtcctggatggtgtcgagcttcttgagtgttgttggagctgcccccatccagggaaagcggggagtattccatcaccctcctgccttgtaccttgtagatggtggataggctttggggagtcaggaggtgagttactcatcgcagtattcccagcctctgacctgctctcatagCCACTCTTTTTATGTGgtcagtccagttgagtttctggtcaatggaaagcccaaggatgttgatagtgggggattcagtcaagagacggtggttagattgtctcttattggtgatggtcatagcctggcatttgtgtggcacgaatattacttgccacttgccaagcctggatattgtgcagCTCTTGTAttagaacatggactgcttcagtatctgaagagttgtgaacggtgctgaacattgtgcgatcatcagggaacatccccacttctgaccttatggtggaggga harbors:
- the LOC122558070 gene encoding sperm flagellar protein 2-like isoform X1 — encoded protein: MGNKEYKTEENSRAKRPGGVRAQLVEVVGRVRIITTSASSRGELKCNNSRGKQSLQVPQAFFTLFADESRSPPELEYNNMLLYFAAHRDPAQGFHRSLSLAAGTTLTWNPEPDSTTLWSEPYIDRPSVRESPSVLDAPPDEAEMVPIYALFQILTHGVAKTEDTHRHSNKYETEQLYCKQLTQVYKDLGSKNFEAVPFQILLRHPFIMDLINNPLKFTLPDFKPILQRKPVESEAVASSSPELSVETSSNTPTEDTGANRRRLAKS
- the LOC122558070 gene encoding sperm flagellar protein 2-like isoform X2 codes for the protein MGNKEYKTEENSRAKRPGGVRAQLVEVVGRVRIITTSASSRGELKCNNSRGKQSLQAFFTLFADESRSPPELEYNNMLLYFAAHRDPAQGFHRSLSLAAGTTLTWNPEPDSTTLWSEPYIDRPSVRESPSVLDAPPDEAEMVPIYALFQILTHGVAKTEDTHRHSNKYETEQLYCKQLTQVYKDLGSKNFEAVPFQILLRHPFIMDLINNPLKFTLPDFKPILQRKPVESEAVASSSPELSVETSSNTPTEDTGANRRRLAKS